One stretch of Chitinophaga pendula DNA includes these proteins:
- a CDS encoding SDR family oxidoreductase: MQKSNKKKPVRPAQKQKRQPGLEEHMKPAPEFAAKVSPFTGKLHNKVALITGGDSGIGRAVAVAFAAEGADVVIAYLDEDEDATLTAQYVQEKGRKVLLIPGDVSNEKHCQNIVSKTMKDFRRIDILVNNAAVQYPQKGIEDISAVQLQKTFATNIFSQFYLTKAALPHMGKGSCIINTTSVTAYRGSSHLLDYSATKGAIVAFTRSLSASLVDRGIRVNGVAPGPIWTPLIPATFTPKEVAQFGSDVPLKRAGQPAEVAPCYVFLASDDACYITGQILHPNGGEIVNG; this comes from the coding sequence ATGCAAAAGTCAAATAAGAAGAAACCAGTACGTCCTGCGCAAAAACAAAAAAGGCAACCCGGTTTGGAAGAACATATGAAACCTGCGCCGGAGTTTGCGGCGAAAGTTTCTCCTTTTACGGGGAAGCTGCATAACAAGGTAGCATTGATTACCGGTGGAGATAGCGGTATAGGACGGGCTGTGGCGGTAGCTTTTGCAGCAGAAGGTGCGGATGTGGTCATCGCTTATCTTGATGAGGATGAAGATGCTACACTTACTGCACAATACGTACAGGAGAAGGGGCGTAAGGTATTACTCATACCAGGTGATGTATCCAATGAAAAACATTGCCAGAATATAGTGAGCAAAACTATGAAGGATTTCAGGCGTATTGATATCCTGGTGAATAATGCTGCGGTGCAATATCCACAGAAGGGGATAGAAGATATCAGCGCTGTACAGCTGCAAAAGACATTTGCCACCAATATATTCTCACAGTTCTATCTCACGAAGGCTGCGTTGCCGCATATGGGAAAGGGGAGTTGTATTATCAATACTACTTCTGTAACGGCCTATAGGGGAAGCAGTCATCTGTTAGATTATTCGGCCACTAAAGGAGCTATTGTTGCTTTCACCCGCTCACTGTCGGCCTCTTTGGTGGACAGAGGGATACGTGTGAATGGTGTGGCGCCCGGGCCTATCTGGACACCGCTGATACCTGCTACATTTACTCCCAAAGAAGTAGCACAATTTGGTTCTGATGTTCCGTTGAAAAGGGCGGGACAACCTGCAGAGGTAGCACCCTGTTATGTATTCCTGGCGAGCGATGATGCTTGCTATATCACCGGACAAATATTACATCCCAATGGAGGGGAGATTGTCAATGGATAA
- a CDS encoding CinA family protein — protein MSTFKEFFIRNNLTIATAESVTAGQLQLSFSIMDGAVQFFQGGITAYNIGQKVKHLQVEPIHAGACNCVSEQVAQEMALHVCSLFNSSVGIAITGYAASVPELNIQEIFAYYAIVCRGQVVVSERITPAIQQPVSAVVASYADIVTGACLPALKRHLANTVQE, from the coding sequence TTGAGCACATTTAAGGAGTTCTTTATTCGGAATAATTTGACCATTGCCACTGCTGAAAGTGTAACAGCGGGACAGTTGCAGCTCTCGTTCAGCATAATGGACGGGGCAGTACAGTTTTTTCAGGGAGGCATAACTGCATATAATATAGGGCAGAAGGTGAAACACCTGCAAGTGGAGCCAATACATGCAGGTGCCTGTAATTGTGTGTCTGAGCAGGTTGCACAGGAGATGGCTTTACATGTTTGCAGTTTATTTAACTCCTCTGTAGGTATTGCTATTACAGGTTACGCTGCCAGCGTGCCGGAGTTGAATATTCAAGAAATATTTGCCTACTACGCGATTGTCTGCCGGGGGCAGGTAGTGGTTTCGGAACGGATTACGCCGGCTATACAGCAGCCGGTTTCTGCGGTGGTGGCGTCGTATGCGGATATTGTGACAGGCGCTTGCCTGCCTGCTTTAAAAAGGCATTTGGCCAATACTGTTCAGGAATGA
- a CDS encoding YciE/YciF ferroxidase family protein yields MASTTRKTTSKTTSNNRNTRSTAKKSGSMANSKFHKLFLDELKDIYWAEKNLVKALPKMQKGATSEELASAIADHVEQTKEHVSRLEQVFEMLEERAVAKKCEAMEGLIEEGKQVLEDTDEDSMVRDAGIIIASQKIEHYEIAAYGSLYTLASKMGHDEVAQLLEQTLAEEKETDSLLTNIAESTVNDEALAE; encoded by the coding sequence ATGGCAAGCACAACTCGTAAAACCACATCTAAGACAACCAGTAACAATCGTAACACCCGTTCTACCGCAAAGAAGAGCGGCAGCATGGCCAACTCTAAATTCCATAAACTCTTTCTTGACGAGCTGAAGGATATTTATTGGGCCGAGAAGAACCTGGTAAAGGCATTACCTAAAATGCAAAAGGGAGCGACTTCAGAAGAGCTTGCCAGTGCTATTGCTGACCACGTTGAGCAAACCAAGGAACATGTGAGCCGTCTGGAGCAAGTGTTTGAAATGCTGGAAGAAAGAGCTGTCGCAAAAAAGTGCGAGGCTATGGAAGGTTTGATAGAAGAAGGGAAACAGGTATTAGAGGATACGGATGAAGATAGTATGGTAAGAGATGCCGGTATCATCATTGCCTCCCAGAAAATAGAGCATTACGAGATTGCAGCATATGGCAGTCTTTACACATTGGCTTCGAAGATGGGACATGATGAAGTGGCGCAACTGCTAGAGCAAACGCTCGCAGAGGAGAAGGAAACGGACAGCTTGTTGACCAATATTGCTGAATCGACAGTGAACGATGAGGCCCTTGCGGAATAA
- a CDS encoding sensor histidine kinase encodes MHIPVQKKIRLGFFIAFTVVITASIFSYLVTKYLLDNAKRLNHTIEVSKRLEVITKQLKDAEAAIRGYNLTKDSSFLKPSMEERSKKIEQEYLLLRKVTADNPQQQQHLDTLNRLLTVKYQQLMMGEQKDSLLGARISVNEGERSMDLLDKKVQDMIHIEEAQLHENAELFNFFNVLWVPIIFASSILAILIGIYSYVTLTKEFQLQLHIEKRLKSFQRDLQQNIALLNKTNQELEQFAYVASHDLQEPLRKISTFSDRLQLKYKNDLPPDAQQMLDRMVAAVARMRVLINDLLVFSRAGRITMESISPVDMDALLQDVISDIEISLQEHHVTINYPSSLPTIEGSATSFQQLLMNILTNAIKFAHPERPLEITITYQLIKGKDISIIKENLANDDFCRICLEDNGIGFDQTYAERIFLLFQRLHGVSEYSGTGIGLAICKKIVESHHGYIMAYGYPDKGATFVIILPLKQLSSREHLPI; translated from the coding sequence ATGCACATACCTGTACAAAAGAAGATCAGACTAGGCTTTTTCATTGCTTTCACCGTAGTTATAACGGCATCGATATTCTCTTATCTTGTCACAAAGTACCTCCTTGACAATGCGAAACGTTTAAACCACACCATTGAAGTTTCGAAGCGGCTGGAAGTGATCACGAAACAGCTAAAAGACGCAGAGGCCGCTATACGGGGATATAACCTCACAAAAGATTCGTCCTTTCTCAAACCCAGCATGGAAGAAAGGAGTAAAAAGATCGAGCAGGAATATCTGCTGCTACGAAAAGTTACCGCTGATAATCCACAGCAACAACAACACCTCGATACCCTAAACCGGCTGCTCACCGTGAAATACCAGCAACTGATGATGGGCGAACAAAAAGATAGCCTCTTAGGCGCCCGTATATCCGTTAATGAAGGAGAACGTAGCATGGACCTGCTGGACAAGAAAGTGCAGGACATGATCCATATCGAAGAAGCACAACTACACGAAAACGCAGAACTCTTCAACTTCTTCAACGTATTATGGGTACCCATTATATTCGCCTCTTCCATACTGGCAATACTGATCGGTATCTACTCTTATGTCACGCTTACAAAAGAATTTCAGCTACAACTTCATATCGAAAAAAGATTAAAATCATTCCAGCGTGATTTGCAGCAAAACATTGCATTGCTAAATAAGACCAATCAGGAATTGGAACAGTTCGCCTACGTCGCCTCTCACGACCTGCAGGAACCCTTACGTAAGATATCCACCTTCAGCGACCGGTTGCAACTGAAATATAAAAACGACCTGCCACCGGATGCACAACAGATGTTAGATCGCATGGTCGCCGCAGTAGCACGCATGCGCGTCCTGATCAACGACCTCCTCGTGTTCTCCCGTGCCGGACGTATCACAATGGAAAGCATCTCTCCCGTTGACATGGATGCTTTGCTCCAGGATGTAATAAGCGATATTGAGATCAGCTTGCAGGAACATCATGTTACGATCAACTACCCATCGTCACTACCCACTATAGAAGGCAGCGCCACCTCCTTCCAGCAGCTGCTGATGAATATCCTTACCAACGCAATTAAATTTGCACATCCGGAAAGACCCCTGGAGATTACTATCACCTATCAGCTGATAAAAGGTAAAGATATCAGCATCATCAAAGAAAACCTGGCAAATGACGACTTCTGCCGTATTTGCCTGGAAGACAACGGTATAGGTTTTGACCAGACCTATGCAGAACGCATATTCCTCCTTTTCCAACGCCTGCACGGCGTTAGTGAATACTCCGGTACAGGCATCGGCCTGGCCATCTGTAAGAAAATAGTAGAAAGCCATCATGGCTACATCATGGCGTACGGATACCCCGACAAAGGCGCCACTTTTGTCATTATTCTGCCATTAAAGCAGCTTTCAAGTAGAGAACATCTACCCATATAA
- a CDS encoding hybrid sensor histidine kinase/response regulator, with product MKENPVQILMIDDDEDDFFLVSSLLEDISPGQYKMDWAPTYASGLEEINKKRHGIYLVDYRLGPYTGIDILHHFQQLQFKAPVIMLTGKGDYAIDKEAMLAGASDYLVKGEINADQLERSIRYALDESNHLRIIEESERKYYGVFEKSHDLIFMADCDKNIIDANPAALRILKYSKDEILQLNLRNLFFTEEQSTRFIDGICEEGGIVQEEFDLKNKEGIKLNGIINAVKLDEEAQIFLCVVQDITEKKKEEQEKQQQQKFVITGRIARVIAHEVRNPLTNILLAVSQFKTDPPSFEDSQLYVDIIERNCTRINQLITEMLHSTRMVELNIEHKGINELVDKTLLLANDRIQLNEIKLIKNYTTPDIRIPADEEKVLIALLNIVINAIEAMSPGEGILTINTSMNQNKAKVEITDNGAGIPEENKNKLFDPFFTSKPKGSGLGLTSTHNIIVSHKGTIHVESEAGSGTTFTITLPLSE from the coding sequence ATGAAAGAAAATCCAGTTCAGATCTTAATGATCGATGACGATGAAGATGATTTTTTCCTGGTTAGCTCGCTACTGGAAGATATTTCACCAGGACAATACAAAATGGACTGGGCTCCTACCTATGCATCCGGCCTGGAAGAGATCAATAAAAAACGACATGGCATCTACCTGGTCGACTATCGGCTCGGCCCATACACCGGAATAGATATTCTCCACCATTTCCAACAACTGCAATTCAAAGCCCCGGTGATCATGCTCACCGGTAAAGGAGACTATGCAATCGATAAAGAAGCAATGCTTGCAGGTGCTTCCGACTACCTGGTGAAAGGGGAGATCAATGCCGATCAGCTCGAACGCTCCATTAGGTACGCCCTGGACGAATCCAATCACCTGCGCATCATCGAAGAAAGCGAAAGAAAATACTATGGTGTATTCGAAAAATCACACGACCTGATATTCATGGCCGATTGCGATAAGAATATCATCGACGCCAACCCGGCGGCGCTACGCATCCTTAAATATTCAAAAGACGAAATCCTCCAGCTAAACCTGAGAAACCTTTTCTTCACCGAAGAACAAAGCACCCGGTTCATCGACGGCATCTGCGAAGAAGGAGGTATCGTCCAGGAAGAATTCGACCTGAAAAATAAAGAAGGCATAAAACTAAATGGCATCATCAATGCCGTAAAACTCGACGAAGAAGCCCAGATATTCCTTTGTGTAGTCCAGGACATAACAGAGAAAAAGAAGGAAGAACAGGAAAAACAACAACAGCAAAAGTTTGTTATCACCGGCCGTATTGCCCGCGTCATCGCACACGAAGTACGTAACCCGCTTACTAACATATTGCTCGCCGTCAGCCAGTTCAAAACAGACCCTCCCAGCTTCGAAGATAGCCAGCTATACGTAGACATCATCGAACGCAACTGCACTCGCATCAATCAGTTGATCACAGAAATGTTGCATTCCACCCGCATGGTAGAACTCAACATCGAACACAAAGGTATCAACGAACTGGTAGACAAAACGCTACTGCTGGCCAACGACCGGATCCAACTGAATGAGATAAAGCTGATAAAAAACTATACAACACCGGATATCCGGATACCCGCCGATGAGGAAAAAGTATTGATCGCACTCCTGAATATTGTCATCAACGCCATTGAGGCAATGTCACCGGGAGAAGGCATACTGACCATCAATACTTCCATGAATCAGAACAAAGCCAAAGTAGAGATTACAGACAACGGAGCAGGAATACCGGAGGAAAACAAAAACAAACTATTCGATCCATTCTTTACCAGCAAACCCAAAGGATCAGGCCTGGGTCTTACCAGCACACACAATATCATTGTCAGCCATAAAGGCACTATACATGTGGAAAGTGAGGCCGGCAGCGGCACGACTTTCACTATTACATTACCCCTTAGTGAGTAG
- a CDS encoding low affinity iron permease family protein: MSTKRKPLPAAGSKSTSINFFEKFSSQVICATGSAWAFFIALGIIVVWAVSGPIFGYSDTWQLVINTGTTIITFLMVFVIQKSQNKESKSVQLKLNELIAASQEASNRLIDVEDLSEEELDVLHKYYKILADNTRKKVKMRETHSVEEAIKDSDEKLKH; encoded by the coding sequence ATGAGTACTAAAAGGAAACCTCTTCCAGCTGCTGGTAGTAAGTCTACCTCTATTAACTTCTTTGAAAAATTTTCTTCTCAGGTGATCTGTGCGACAGGGAGTGCCTGGGCATTTTTTATTGCATTAGGAATTATTGTTGTTTGGGCTGTTTCGGGGCCTATTTTCGGGTACTCGGATACCTGGCAATTGGTGATTAATACCGGTACTACTATTATTACATTTCTAATGGTATTCGTTATACAGAAATCACAGAATAAAGAATCGAAATCGGTACAGCTCAAGTTGAATGAATTGATTGCTGCATCTCAGGAGGCAAGTAACCGGCTGATAGATGTAGAAGATCTTTCAGAAGAGGAGTTGGATGTATTACATAAGTATTATAAGATACTTGCGGATAATACGCGTAAGAAGGTGAAAATGCGGGAGACGCATTCTGTTGAAGAAGCGATCAAGGATAGTGATGAGAAACTAAAACACTAA
- a CDS encoding sigma-54-dependent transcriptional regulator, translated as MRNILIIDDEINICTLLSKFLGKHGFKVDATMSGSAALKMMKEKPYELVLCDYRLKDTDGAQLLQDIRQIDPRTIVIIITGYTDVRIAVEMVKNGAYDYLSKPLYPDEILNLVHKAFAHMDEEREREATRPMSMPVSSNGSASDAKPARSDMPEGKKYVYGESEGAKELIRQIKLVAPTDYSVIIFGETGTGKESVAHLIHHHSKRHAQPFVALDCGSLSKELAASELFGHEKGAFTGAINTKIGAFEQAQGGTLFLDEVANLSYDIQVALLRVIQEKVIRRVGSLKEIPVDVRIIVASNEKLSESVQRGRFREDLFHRFNEFTIYIPPLRERIQDLPLFVEAFVNQVEKELQKNCGKVSKEVWDCFRRYSWPGNIRELKNVIRRACLLTPEHEDITMSTLPLEMKETASNSFDDEPAAGELAALVNDNDLKTVALQAEYNKIINVLKEVKYNKTKAAQLLNIDRKTLYNKLRLLNINY; from the coding sequence ATGAGGAATATATTAATCATAGATGATGAGATCAACATTTGTACGCTCTTAAGCAAGTTCTTGGGAAAGCATGGTTTTAAGGTAGATGCTACCATGTCTGGTAGTGCTGCCCTTAAGATGATGAAGGAGAAACCTTATGAGCTAGTACTGTGTGATTATCGCCTTAAAGATACGGACGGTGCGCAGCTGTTGCAGGATATCCGGCAGATAGATCCTCGTACGATCGTCATTATTATTACCGGATATACTGATGTTCGTATTGCCGTGGAAATGGTAAAGAATGGGGCATATGACTACTTGTCCAAGCCATTGTATCCGGATGAGATATTGAACCTGGTGCATAAGGCATTTGCGCATATGGATGAAGAGCGTGAGCGGGAAGCTACGCGACCGATGTCAATGCCTGTGAGTAGTAACGGTAGTGCTTCGGATGCTAAGCCTGCAAGAAGTGATATGCCTGAGGGTAAGAAATATGTATATGGGGAAAGTGAGGGTGCGAAGGAACTGATCCGGCAAATAAAATTGGTTGCTCCGACGGATTATAGTGTGATCATCTTTGGAGAAACGGGTACGGGTAAGGAATCTGTTGCACATTTGATCCATCATCATAGTAAGCGTCATGCACAGCCTTTTGTGGCATTGGATTGCGGTAGCTTGTCGAAAGAATTGGCTGCCAGTGAATTGTTTGGACACGAAAAGGGAGCATTTACGGGTGCGATCAATACAAAGATTGGGGCTTTTGAGCAAGCGCAGGGTGGCACATTGTTCCTCGATGAGGTAGCGAATCTTTCTTACGATATACAAGTCGCATTGCTGCGTGTGATACAGGAAAAGGTGATACGCAGGGTAGGTAGTCTGAAAGAGATACCGGTAGATGTGCGTATTATTGTGGCTTCGAATGAAAAGCTTTCCGAATCGGTGCAACGCGGTCGTTTCAGGGAAGACCTTTTCCATCGTTTCAATGAGTTTACCATTTACATTCCGCCATTACGCGAACGTATACAGGATCTACCGCTGTTTGTAGAAGCATTTGTAAATCAGGTAGAGAAAGAGTTGCAGAAGAATTGTGGTAAGGTATCTAAAGAGGTATGGGATTGTTTCCGTAGGTATTCCTGGCCGGGCAATATCCGTGAGTTGAAAAATGTGATCAGAAGGGCATGTCTGCTGACACCGGAGCATGAAGATATTACCATGTCGACATTGCCATTGGAAATGAAGGAGACGGCAAGTAATTCATTTGATGACGAGCCGGCGGCCGGAGAACTGGCTGCTCTTGTGAATGACAATGATCTCAAAACAGTGGCTTTACAGGCAGAGTATAATAAGATCATCAATGTACTGAAGGAAGTGAAGTATAACAAAACTAAAGCAGCACAGTTGCTGAACATAGACCGTAAGACATTATATAACAAACTGCGGTTACTCAATATCAACTATTGA
- a CDS encoding response regulator transcription factor — MKGPFILIIDDEPDICRLLQLSLVRHGYNVKYVHALKEGLQYLQHHQQPDLLFLDIHLPDGSGLEALPIIKKSCPALPVITISAYDNGLEKQKALRAGATHFLAKPFSVKNLDELMIAMKSA, encoded by the coding sequence ATGAAAGGACCGTTTATATTGATTATTGACGATGAACCTGACATATGTAGACTGTTGCAATTGAGTCTTGTAAGGCATGGGTATAATGTAAAGTATGTACATGCTTTGAAAGAAGGGTTGCAATACCTCCAACATCATCAGCAACCGGACCTACTTTTTCTGGATATTCATTTGCCTGACGGCTCTGGTCTGGAGGCATTGCCTATTATTAAAAAAAGTTGTCCGGCGTTACCTGTTATTACGATCAGTGCATATGATAATGGATTGGAGAAGCAGAAAGCATTGCGTGCAGGCGCTACTCATTTTTTGGCTAAGCCTTTCAGTGTCAAGAATTTAGATGAACTAATGATTGCGATGAAAAGTGCATAG
- a CDS encoding glycosyltransferase: MNKFMLFVTSFPPRQCGIATFAEDLVNALQKSFSSELRIEICALSEYGKPGNSLTSLVTSTLNPFDIDSCIAWAHDVNANEQIDLVCFEHEFGLYGGEYGYNLLAMLSLLNKPFLVRFHTVLPYPDPKCQKVVSLISALASKVMVMTRTSANILVDVYKVPENKIIHIPHGTHAHVIDDRQQLKEQYGLDGRLVLSTFGLISENKGLETGIRAMADIAKQFPNALYLILGKTHPTILAREGEAYRNRLEALVAELGLQRHVRFVNSYLSLETLLDYLSVTDLYLFTSIDPHQAVSGTFVYAMSAGCPIIATGFTQAKEMLDDTCGRIIGFNDHAQLAANAVALLGNPLLREEMSRNAIEKTRSSLWDNVAISHMSLISDILDNAAAPMPSLPPAYLDHVDRLTDEFGMIQFCKHDVPDPASGYTLDDNSRALIAICMYAETISANSYTLALARKYLNFIEYCQQPDGRFLNYVNIDGSFGEMNETCNLDDANGRAMWALGYVLRLHKILPKALIQQAYAILQPCREWIGMIRSPRAMAFIIKGLYYYLQYRNSQQARDVLDELAATLLSAYRKEQDSNWKWYESYLTYGNAVLPEAMMMAYMTTKRDVYRQTALESFDFLCNKTFTDQYMKVINNRSWHHKDQAQSVVAEDGGEQSIEVAYTMMTLHTFYEATGNNTFLERMRVAFSWYLGNNHLKQLIYNPITFGCYDGLEKHNVNQNQGAESSVCYLMARLLMEQWSKYKPIPTVAKGLEPAVRASIN, translated from the coding sequence ATGAACAAATTCATGCTTTTTGTTACATCATTTCCGCCCCGTCAGTGTGGCATAGCGACGTTTGCAGAAGATCTGGTAAATGCACTGCAGAAATCTTTTTCGTCGGAATTGAGAATCGAGATATGTGCTTTGTCTGAATACGGAAAGCCTGGTAACTCGCTTACTTCATTGGTGACCAGTACGTTAAATCCATTTGATATAGATAGTTGTATTGCCTGGGCACATGATGTAAATGCGAATGAGCAGATAGACCTGGTATGTTTTGAACATGAATTTGGTCTATATGGAGGGGAATACGGCTATAATCTGTTAGCTATGTTGTCTCTCTTAAATAAGCCGTTCTTAGTGCGATTTCATACGGTGTTGCCGTATCCGGATCCGAAGTGCCAGAAGGTAGTGAGTCTTATCAGTGCCCTGGCATCTAAAGTGATGGTGATGACCAGGACTTCTGCTAATATATTGGTGGATGTGTACAAGGTGCCGGAGAATAAGATCATACACATTCCTCACGGGACCCATGCACATGTTATAGATGACAGACAGCAGCTGAAAGAGCAGTATGGACTGGACGGGAGGTTGGTGTTGTCTACGTTTGGGTTAATCAGTGAGAATAAGGGCCTGGAAACCGGGATACGTGCGATGGCAGATATTGCCAAGCAATTTCCTAATGCTTTATACCTGATACTGGGTAAGACGCACCCGACTATCCTGGCAAGGGAAGGAGAGGCTTATCGTAACCGGCTGGAAGCCTTGGTAGCCGAATTGGGGCTGCAGCGGCATGTACGGTTTGTCAATAGCTATCTTTCCCTGGAGACGTTGCTGGACTACTTATCTGTCACGGATCTTTATTTGTTTACTTCTATAGATCCTCACCAGGCTGTTAGTGGAACATTTGTTTATGCGATGAGTGCGGGTTGTCCTATTATAGCTACCGGTTTTACCCAAGCGAAGGAGATGCTGGATGACACCTGCGGTCGTATTATCGGATTTAACGACCATGCGCAGCTGGCCGCGAATGCGGTGGCATTGCTGGGCAATCCTTTGTTAAGGGAGGAGATGAGCCGTAATGCGATTGAAAAGACGCGTAGTTCATTGTGGGATAACGTAGCGATTTCGCACATGTCTCTAATCAGCGATATCCTGGATAATGCAGCAGCGCCGATGCCGAGTCTGCCGCCAGCTTATCTGGATCATGTGGACAGGTTGACGGACGAATTCGGTATGATACAGTTTTGTAAACATGACGTTCCAGACCCGGCATCCGGTTATACGCTGGACGACAATTCCCGCGCGTTGATTGCTATCTGTATGTATGCGGAGACCATCAGCGCTAATAGTTACACGTTGGCGTTAGCACGTAAGTATCTCAATTTCATAGAGTATTGTCAGCAACCAGATGGGCGATTCCTTAATTACGTGAATATAGATGGTAGTTTTGGAGAGATGAATGAGACGTGTAACCTGGATGATGCGAATGGACGGGCGATGTGGGCATTGGGTTACGTATTGCGGTTGCACAAGATCCTTCCGAAGGCGTTAATACAGCAGGCCTACGCGATATTGCAACCCTGCCGGGAGTGGATTGGTATGATACGTTCTCCTCGCGCGATGGCTTTTATTATCAAGGGCTTATACTATTATCTGCAGTATAGAAACAGTCAGCAGGCCAGGGATGTCCTGGATGAATTGGCCGCGACGCTGCTATCGGCTTACCGGAAGGAGCAGGACAGCAACTGGAAATGGTATGAATCTTATCTGACCTATGGTAACGCCGTGTTGCCGGAGGCAATGATGATGGCTTATATGACGACCAAGCGGGATGTATACCGGCAGACGGCGCTGGAAAGTTTTGATTTCCTGTGTAATAAGACCTTCACGGATCAGTATATGAAGGTGATCAATAACCGGAGCTGGCATCATAAAGATCAGGCGCAGTCGGTGGTAGCAGAAGACGGTGGAGAGCAGTCGATAGAGGTGGCATATACCATGATGACATTGCACACTTTTTATGAGGCCACTGGTAATAATACTTTCCTGGAGCGGATGCGGGTAGCTTTCAGCTGGTATTTAGGGAACAACCATTTGAAACAGTTGATCTACAATCCTATTACTTTTGGCTGTTATGACGGTCTGGAGAAGCATAATGTGAACCAAAATCAGGGAGCAGAATCGAGTGTCTGTTATCTTATGGCCAGATTATTGATGGAACAATGGAGCAAATACAAGCCTATTCCGACCGTAGCCAAAGGTTTGGAGCCAGCTGTAAGAGCCAGTATTAATTAA
- a CDS encoding NAD(P)H-dependent glycerol-3-phosphate dehydrogenase: MSKVGIIGSGSWATALAKILTDNGQEINWWIRNEETIRHMRQRHHNKHYLTSVYFDTQLLQLSSSIVTTVEESDVLVLAVPSAFLVDVLDQLSAADLQGKRIVSAIKGLVPRGNVLINEYLAEKFGVSADQYFTITGPCHAEEVANEKLSYLTFSGTSYESAQEIAGLFGNAYLQTTVNTDVIGVQQAAVLKNIYALGAGIAHGLEYGDNFLSVYITNCFREMQHFLELFEQQRSVQTGLEAVVHNYNASAYLGDLLVTCYSLHSRNRTFGNMIGKGYSVKAAQLELNMIAEGYYASKCIAEMNERVGAPMPVARAVYDILWKHGHASEVFQSLEKDFI, from the coding sequence GTGAGTAAAGTAGGAATTATTGGTAGTGGCAGCTGGGCAACAGCGTTGGCAAAGATCCTGACGGATAATGGACAGGAGATCAATTGGTGGATCCGGAATGAGGAGACGATCCGGCATATGCGGCAGCGTCATCATAACAAACATTATCTTACTTCTGTATATTTTGATACCCAGTTGTTACAATTGAGCAGCAGTATCGTTACTACGGTTGAGGAGAGTGATGTATTGGTATTGGCGGTTCCGTCGGCTTTCCTGGTAGATGTATTAGACCAGTTATCGGCTGCCGATCTGCAAGGCAAACGGATCGTTTCTGCTATTAAAGGCTTGGTTCCCAGGGGGAATGTGCTAATTAACGAATACCTGGCGGAAAAATTTGGTGTGTCTGCGGATCAGTATTTTACGATTACCGGGCCTTGTCATGCGGAAGAAGTGGCGAATGAGAAGCTTTCTTATCTGACTTTTTCCGGTACTTCCTATGAGTCTGCGCAGGAGATCGCCGGACTGTTTGGCAATGCCTACTTACAGACGACGGTGAATACTGACGTGATTGGCGTGCAGCAGGCAGCAGTATTAAAGAATATCTATGCGTTGGGTGCAGGTATTGCGCACGGGCTTGAATACGGAGATAATTTCCTGAGTGTATATATTACCAACTGTTTCCGGGAGATGCAGCATTTCCTGGAGTTATTTGAGCAGCAGCGGAGTGTACAAACCGGGCTGGAGGCAGTGGTGCATAATTATAACGCCAGCGCTTACCTTGGAGACCTGTTGGTGACGTGCTACTCGTTGCATAGCCGTAACCGGACGTTTGGTAACATGATAGGGAAGGGGTATAGTGTAAAGGCAGCGCAGCTGGAGTTAAATATGATTGCGGAGGGCTATTATGCCAGCAAATGTATTGCGGAGATGAATGAGCGGGTGGGGGCTCCTATGCCGGTGGCAAGGGCGGTTTATGATATTTTGTGGAAGCACGGACATGCCTCTGAAGTATTTCAATCCCTGGAGAAGGATTTCATATAA